A stretch of DNA from Gammaproteobacteria bacterium:
GGGCCGATGATGTCCCAACCGGCATTAACCAGCTTGACCAGTTGTGGAATATTGGCTTCTTTGGCTACTTTGACGGCGTCCAAATCACCGACCTCAAGCTTGGGCATGCCACAGCAACGCTCTTTATCAGCGAGGGTGACAGGGATACCGTTGTGTTCCAGTATGGTAACTAAGTCTTCGCCGATTTGTGGTTCGTTATAGTTACCGTAGCAGGTGGTGAACAACGCGACTTTGCCTTTGGTCGTCTCTGTGGGTGCTGCCTCAATATTGGACTGAGGACGGCGTGACAGTCGTTTGCGCAGCGTGTTGCTATGATACTTGGGCAAAATCGCATCAGGATGCACGCCAAGTGTGCTGTCGAGCACTTTACGTGTCACGCTCGTGGCATTGGCAGCGTTAACGACATCGACGATGATCGGAATGCTGGCAAGCTTGCTGACCATGTCAGTATTGGTCAGCAGGCGATCGCGGATTTTTGTGTCACCTTTTTTAAATTTAATGGCCTTGGCGCGTAACATGAGATGGGGGAAATCGACATTCCATTCGTGTGGTGGGACGTAAGGGCATTTAACCAAAAAGCAAAGGTCGCAGAGATAACAATGATCGACGACTTTTATATAGTCTTTTTTGTCGACACCGTCGACTTCCATGGTGCTGGATTCATCGACAAGGTCAAATAATGTTGGGAATGCGTTGCACAGGCTGACACAGCGGCGACAGCCATGACAGATATCAAAGACGCGCTCAAGTTCTTCATTGAGCGATTCTTCATTATAAAATTCTGGGTTATTCCAATCGATGGGGTGGCGGGTAGGTGCCTCGAGACTTCCTTCGCGTCGACCTTTGGTAACTGCGGACATAAGTCGCTCTCCCTACTTGGCAATTAGCTTATTGTTTTATCTATAAAAAACGCCGCAGAGGGGTTAATCTTTGCGGCGTGGTAGCTACGTTTGATTAAGCTTCAAGGCTGTCAAGGGCTTTCTGAAAGCGGTTAGCGTGTGAACGCTCGGCTTTAGCCAGAGTTTCAAA
This window harbors:
- a CDS encoding Fe-S oxidoreductase; its protein translation is MSAVTKGRREGSLEAPTRHPIDWNNPEFYNEESLNEELERVFDICHGCRRCVSLCNAFPTLFDLVDESSTMEVDGVDKKDYIKVVDHCYLCDLCFLVKCPYVPPHEWNVDFPHLMLRAKAIKFKKGDTKIRDRLLTNTDMVSKLASIPIIVDVVNAANATSVTRKVLDSTLGVHPDAILPKYHSNTLRKRLSRRPQSNIEAAPTETTKGKVALFTTCYGNYNEPQIGEDLVTILEHNGIPVTLADKERCCGMPKLEVGDLDAVKVAKEANIPQLVKLVNAGWDIIGPVPSCVLMFKQELPLMFPDDEDVKKVQQAIFDPFEYLMLRHKAGKLNTDFKKTLGKVSWHVACHQRVQRIGQKTREVLELVPNTTVVPIERCSGHDGTYAVKSEYHEISMKIVRPVANLVKKDDYDHYGSDCPMAGHQIENGIGRTKAPEHPLSLLRMAYGV